GGATCATTGTGTCAGAAATTGCTACTGCAACGCTATGTATCTGGCTAAAAAATTCGGCCGCTAGGCGGCCGAAAAAATGGAACAGATTGTTGCCGGTTATTTCCACACAATCAGGCAATAGTATTTTTTGCCTCTGCGCAGCAGCGTGTAGCGGTTGTACAGTCGATCGCTGTCGCCAAAAGCGTATTCAGGATTAGACTGTTTCTCACCGTTGATCGTCACGGCATTGGAGCTAATCATCGTTCTTGCCTGGCCGCGAGACGGTACCAGCTCTGCGCTCACCAGCGCCTGTTGCAGATCGGCACCTTTTTCCAGCTCAATCACAGGCATACCGTCCTGCGCGAGTTGAGCAAAGTCTTGCTCTGTCAGATCCGCAAGGTTACCGGAGAACAGACTGTCAGTAATGCGCTGTGCAGCCTGAAGCCCAGCTTCGCCGTGAACCAGCTTGGTCACTTTTTCTGCCAGAACATACTGAGCGCGAGGCGCTTTACCGCTATTCTTATCCTCTTCCTCTAGAGCATCAATCTCTTCCAGACTCATAAAGGTGAAGAATTTCAGGAAGCGATAAACGTCCGCATCGGCGGTGTTAATCCAGAACTGATAAAACTTATAGGGGCTGGTTTTGTTCGCATCAAGCCATACCGCGCCGCCTTCTGTCTTACCGAACTTGGTGCCGTCAGATTTGGTGATCAGCGGAACAGTAAAGCCATAGGCCTGCTTTTGGTGCAGACGACGAGTCAGATCGATACCGGAAGTAATATTGCCCCACTGGTCTGAACCACCA
This DNA window, taken from Leminorella richardii, encodes the following:
- the tyrS gene encoding tyrosine--tRNA ligase → MAKNLIEQLQERGLVAQLTDEEALAERLAQGPITLYCGFDPTADSLHLGHLVPLLCLKRFQLAGHRPVALVGGATGLIGDPSFKAAERKLNTEETVAEWVEKIRQQVSPFLDFDCGENSAAMANNYDWFGGMKVLTFLRDIGKHFSVNAMINKEAVKQRLNRDDSGISFTEFSYNLLQAYDFACLNESLGVELQIGGSDQWGNITSGIDLTRRLHQKQAYGFTVPLITKSDGTKFGKTEGGAVWLDANKTSPYKFYQFWINTADADVYRFLKFFTFMSLEEIDALEEEDKNSGKAPRAQYVLAEKVTKLVHGEAGLQAAQRITDSLFSGNLADLTEQDFAQLAQDGMPVIELEKGADLQQALVSAELVPSRGQARTMISSNAVTINGEKQSNPEYAFGDSDRLYNRYTLLRRGKKYYCLIVWK